The stretch of DNA GATTGTCCAGTGGCGGCGGGCCACCGCTAGCTTGGCCGGTGCTGCGCATCTCTTCCATAAAATTGCGCATGGTGAGCCGCTGTTGAATATTTTGCTTAGTGTACACCTCGCCTCGCGGGTTGATGCCATAGGCACCTCTTGCGACTATATCGGCTGCCAGTGGTATGTCGGCGGTAATCACTATGTCACCGGGCTGAGCCTGTTGCGCAATATGGTCGTCAGCTACATCAAAGCCCGAGGCCACCTGTACGCAATTAATATAGGGTGAAGGTGGGGTGATCAGGGCATGGTTGGCCACTAGGGTGAGCGCTAGTTGGGTGCGATTGGCTGCTTTATACAGTATTTCTTTGATGGCCTTGGGGCAGGCGTCGGCATCGACCCATATATGCATCTGTGTTCCAATGTAGTGGCGTTTTTAGTGCTGTGGTAGAAAGGCGCTATTTTTTAGCAAAAGGCTAAATAAAGCAATTGCTAGCATGGCTTTGTGTTATCTTTTTTTTGCTGATTTAGCAGTAGAACAGGCAGGTATTAATGGCTATAGCGCACAACCCCCTCACTATCCCTATTTTACAGCTGTTAAAACAGCAGGGCGCTGCCATGACCGAGCATGAGCTGCTCAGCCAGCTGCAACAGCGGGGCGAGTTTGAGGCGATACTGCCAGCGGGCCAAGAGGCGGCCCGGTCTAACGATT from Dasania marina DSM 21967 encodes:
- a CDS encoding YaiI/YqxD family protein; the protein is MHIWVDADACPKAIKEILYKAANRTQLALTLVANHALITPPSPYINCVQVASGFDVADDHIAQQAQPGDIVITADIPLAADIVARGAYGINPRGEVYTKQNIQQRLTMRNFMEEMRSTGQASGGPPPLDNRDKQSFANSLDKLLAKAKP